A genomic region of Saccopteryx bilineata isolate mSacBil1 chromosome 1, mSacBil1_pri_phased_curated, whole genome shotgun sequence contains the following coding sequences:
- the LOC136320254 gene encoding tripartite motif-containing protein 75-like — MERPHRAQIPEENPPPVRSFTDSPMAVETALTGLQAEINCPVCLDDLRDPVTIECGHNFCRSCIQRSWVDLKGRFPCPVCRHPCQERHLRSNTQLRRMIDIAKLLQVTRSKKKRQEERHLCRKHNQVLTLFCEEDLEVLCPLCAQPPDHEGHQVRSMEEAAFHHRQRLGSYIEPLKQQVADVQNLIITQDRKLLKLKEKVQNRRWKLASEFEQLTQSIEREQEAVLSRLVEEEKDVRQKLFVNTTAFSDHIFTLKGVLTEVAEMSVMPDLRLLGDIKGLFYRCGRLRPPAVYLAQLKREGCSLPPQYSALQKIIQKFTEEFTLDPETAHPHLLVSEDKKSVTFVRKRQRVPWNPKRFMVDPVVLGSEGFNCGRHYWEVQVDDKPEWAVGVCEDSLTRKRNQRPPGWNSCWIIQLYNGDYMARGSVSVSLMLKERPRGIGIYVDYELSQVSFYSLNDRSHIHSFRDTFSEVLKPYFYMGCDPKPLTICAVRDYRG; from the coding sequence ATGGAGAGACCTCACAGAGCCCAAATTCCTGAAGAAAACCCACCTCCAGTCCGCTCCTTCACTGACAGCCCAATGGCAGTTGAAACAGCCCTGACAGGACTCCAGGCAGAAATCAATTGTCCCGTCTGTCTGGATGACCTGAGAGACCCTGTCACAATCGAATGTGGGCACAACTTCTGTCGCTCCTGCATCCAACGGTCCTGGGTTGATCTAAAGGGCAGGTTCCCTTGCCCAGTGTGCCGTCACCCATGCCAAGAGAGGCATTTGAGGAGTAACACCCAGCTAAGAAGGATGATTGACATTGCCAAGCTTCTTCAGGTCACCAGGAGCAAGAAGAAGCGGCAGGAAGAGAGGCACTTATGCAGGAAGCACAACCAGGTCCTGACCCTCTTCTGTGAGGAGGACCTAGAGGTGTTGTGTCCCCTGTGTGCTCAGCCCCCTGACCACGAGGGCCACCAGGTGAGGTCCATGGAGGAGGCTGCCTTTCATCACAGGCAAAGGCTCGGCAGTTACATTGAGCCCCTGAAGCAGCAGGTGGCAGACGTTCAGAATCTAATAATCACCCAAGACAGGAAGCTATTAAAACTGAAAGAGAAGGTGCAAAACCGGAGGTGGAAGTTAGCCTCTGAATTTGAGCAGCTGACGCAATCTATAGAACGTGAGCAAGAGGCAGTTCTCTCAAGGTTAGTTGAAGAAGAGAAGGATGTTCGACAGAAACTCTTTGTAAATACAACTGCATTTTCAGACCACATATTCACCCTCAAAGGTGTACTAACGGAGGTGGCAGAGATGAGTGTGATGCCAGATTTGAGATTGCTGGGGGATATCAAGGGTCTTTTCTACCGTTGTGGAAGACTGAGACCCCCAGCTGTCTATTTGGCCCAGTTAAAGAGAGAGGGATGTAGTCTTCCTCCACAGTATTCGGCTCTGCAGAAAATTATACAGAAATTTACAGAAGAATTTACCCTTGATCCCGAGACAGCACATCCTCATCTGCTTGTGTCTGAGGATAAAAAGTCTGTGACATTTGTGAGGAAAAGGCAAAGAGTTCCTTGGAATCCAAAGAGATTTATGGTTGATCCAGTTGTCCTGGGTTCTGAAGGGTTTAACTGTGGCCGCCATTACTGGGAGGTCCAGGTGGATGACAAGCCTGAGTGGGCCGTGGGCGTTTGTGAAGACTCCCTTACCAGGAAGAGAAATCAGCGGCCGCCAGGATGGAACAGCTGTTGGATAATTCAGCTGTACAATGGTGACTATATGGCACGAgggtctgtttctgtctcccttaTGCTGAAGGAGAGGCCCAGAGGAATTGGCATCTATGTAGATTATGAGTTGAGTCAGGTTTCGTTTTACAGCTTGAATGACAGGTCTCACATCCATTCTTTCAGGGATACATTTTCTGAAGTGTTAAAACCTTACTTCTATATGGGATGTGATCCTAAACCTCTTACAATCTGTGCTGTAAGAGATTACAGAGGATGA